One part of the Dyadobacter sp. 676 genome encodes these proteins:
- a CDS encoding response regulator transcription factor, whose amino-acid sequence MNIVLVDEHLLLADALQNLLRLQPEVTKVDAYTDGKEFLSERSAAPPDILVMDLGLNGSNGLELLDICRSTLPKEMKVIVLSTITDVQTIKHTIRRGANSFLSKSTPFEEFKESIFQVSSGKQYIGKAIRDSLINSVFTEEEVIMHLSPREKEVLQKVCGGHTIKEIAYELKLSAHTVQYYHRSVMDKLKVRRTTDLIVYAMQHGLYIPEAR is encoded by the coding sequence ATGAATATAGTTTTAGTAGACGAACACCTCCTTTTAGCCGATGCCCTGCAGAACCTTTTAAGGTTGCAACCCGAAGTAACCAAGGTGGATGCCTATACCGATGGCAAAGAATTTCTTTCCGAAAGAAGCGCAGCTCCTCCCGATATCCTTGTAATGGACCTGGGCCTGAATGGGTCGAACGGCCTGGAACTGCTGGACATTTGCCGTTCCACGCTTCCAAAAGAAATGAAGGTCATTGTTCTTTCGACGATTACCGACGTGCAGACGATCAAGCACACCATCCGCCGCGGTGCCAACAGCTTCCTTTCCAAATCAACGCCATTCGAAGAATTCAAGGAATCGATTTTCCAGGTCAGTTCGGGCAAGCAATATATCGGCAAGGCAATTCGCGACAGCCTGATCAACAGTGTTTTTACAGAGGAAGAAGTGATCATGCACCTTTCTCCCCGCGAAAAAGAAGTACTTCAAAAAGTTTGCGGTGGCCACACGATCAAAGAAATCGCCTACGAACTGAAACTCAGCGCGCATACCGTGCAATATTACCACCGGAGCGTGATGGACAAACTGAAAGTCCGCCGCACGACCGACCTCATCGTATATGCCATGCAGCATGGCCTGTACATTCCGGAGGCCAGGTAA
- a CDS encoding aldo/keto reductase: MEYRQLGGSGLKVPVLSFGTGTFGGTGDFFKAWGNTQVDEAKKLVKLCMDADLNFFDTANVYSQGLSEEILGKAIMGLRDRIILSTKATFRMGDKPNQWGSGRFHLIRACEDSLRRLQTDYIDIYHMHGFDGTTPVEETLSALNDLIREGKVRYIACSNFSGWHLMKSLSVSERYGWAKYIAHQAHYSLLSREFEWELMPLGLDQKVGTIVWSPLSAGRLSGKYRRGQPIPADGRIAQGGGEGPEIPEAFFFNLIDVLDAVAAETGKTVAQVALNWLLQRPTVSNVVIGARNEEQLKQNLGAVGWNLTLDQVKRLDEASEKPPIYPYWHQRKNTKLNPLPDFYGPLACRE; encoded by the coding sequence ATGGAATACAGACAACTGGGAGGATCGGGCCTGAAAGTCCCTGTACTGAGTTTTGGTACCGGCACATTTGGTGGTACCGGCGATTTCTTTAAAGCGTGGGGCAATACGCAGGTCGATGAAGCCAAAAAGCTCGTAAAGCTTTGTATGGATGCTGACCTCAATTTTTTCGATACGGCCAATGTGTACTCGCAGGGATTGTCCGAAGAAATTCTCGGCAAGGCGATCATGGGGCTGCGCGACAGGATCATTCTCTCTACAAAGGCCACTTTCAGAATGGGCGACAAACCCAACCAGTGGGGTTCGGGCCGTTTTCACCTGATCAGGGCCTGTGAGGACAGTTTGCGCAGGTTGCAGACAGACTATATCGATATTTACCACATGCATGGTTTCGACGGCACCACACCCGTGGAAGAAACCCTCAGTGCGCTGAACGACCTCATTCGAGAAGGAAAAGTACGCTACATCGCATGTTCCAACTTTTCCGGCTGGCATCTGATGAAATCGCTTTCGGTTTCGGAGCGCTATGGCTGGGCCAAATACATCGCGCATCAGGCACATTACTCGTTGCTGAGCAGGGAATTTGAATGGGAGCTTATGCCGCTGGGGCTCGATCAGAAGGTGGGGACGATCGTGTGGAGCCCGCTGTCGGCGGGGCGATTGAGTGGGAAATACCGAAGGGGGCAGCCCATTCCGGCCGACGGCCGCATTGCCCAGGGCGGGGGCGAAGGTCCGGAAATTCCCGAAGCGTTTTTCTTTAACCTGATTGACGTGCTCGATGCCGTTGCGGCGGAAACCGGTAAAACCGTTGCGCAGGTAGCCCTGAACTGGCTTTTGCAGCGCCCTACGGTGAGCAACGTCGTTATCGGGGCCCGGAACGAAGAGCAACTGAAGCAAAATCTCGGCGCGGTGGGCTGGAATCTCACACTCGACCAGGTGAAGCGGCTCGACGAAGCGAGTGAAAAACCGCCGATCTATCCTTATTGGCACCAGCGGAAAAATACGAAACTGAACCCGCTGCCTGATTTTTATGGTCCGCTTGCCTGCCGGGAATAA
- a CDS encoding gluconate 2-dehydrogenase subunit 3 family protein codes for MNRREAVQRITFLLGGAISAPLLAGINGERLNFGPSLEISDQQEALLAEVADVIIPTTGTPGAKAAGAEKFIVRVMRDCYPMDEQKKFYDGLAKVNALAKETYSKEFTALDSAQKNDIIKKTTVSDKPFFLQMKGLTVTGYFTSEIGATQALDYLPIPGRFEGSWPMPKGQKKLGTLTGKHSIGAVAAGNA; via the coding sequence ATGAACCGTAGAGAAGCTGTTCAAAGAATAACCTTCCTGCTCGGCGGTGCGATTTCCGCCCCGCTTTTGGCCGGCATCAATGGCGAACGCCTGAATTTCGGCCCCTCCCTCGAAATATCCGATCAGCAGGAAGCGCTGCTTGCGGAAGTCGCCGATGTGATCATCCCTACCACCGGCACGCCGGGCGCCAAAGCCGCCGGTGCCGAGAAGTTTATTGTACGCGTCATGCGCGATTGCTATCCCATGGATGAGCAGAAAAAGTTTTACGATGGCCTGGCCAAGGTGAATGCGTTGGCCAAAGAAACCTATTCGAAAGAGTTTACCGCGCTGGACTCCGCGCAAAAGAACGACATCATCAAAAAGACCACCGTTTCCGACAAGCCTTTTTTCCTGCAAATGAAGGGACTGACCGTAACCGGCTATTTCACTTCCGAAATCGGCGCCACGCAAGCGCTTGATTACCTGCCGATCCCCGGCCGGTTCGAAGGCAGCTGGCCCATGCCGAAAGGACAAAAAAAGCTGGGCACTTTAACTGGAAAACATTCAATCGGGGCAGTAGCGGCTGGTAATGCATGA
- a CDS encoding GMC family oxidoreductase, whose amino-acid sequence MANLNIDAKKDITYDAIVIGSGVSGGWAAKELTEKGLKVLMLEKGKNLEHVTGYENALKAPWETQYNGRLTVKQKETHPFLSRDYPYNEMTEKYWMNDMDQPYEEKKRFDWFRPNIVGGKSIMWGRQSYRWSDLDFEANLKDGIAVDWPIRYKDIAPWYSYVEKHVGISGEKLGLPQLPDSDFIAPMDMYHVEKEVRKRLEKEFPGRVMTIGRVANLSQPTKIQLDGGRGPCQYRNRCSYGCPYGAYFSTQSSTLPPAMKTGRLTLRPDSVVREIIYDGKKQGGRATGVRVVDTVTLQEREFFANIIFVCASAIASTALLLNSTSDRFPNGMGNDSGELGHNLMDHHFRTGASGTWEGDLDKYYFGRRANGIYIPRYRNIGSDKRDYLRGFGYQGGGGRQGWQRNVAELAFGADFKEELTTPGNWTMGFGGFGETLPYHENRMYLNKDKKDKFGIPAVVFDADLRENEKKMRKDMMNDAAEMLEKSGVKNVRTYDNGSYLGMAIHEMGTARMGRDPKTSVLNGNNQIHAVKNVFVTDGACMTSASCVNPSLTYMALTARAVDFAVKESKKKNI is encoded by the coding sequence ATGGCGAATCTTAATATCGACGCAAAAAAAGACATCACCTACGACGCCATCGTAATTGGCTCCGGAGTTTCCGGCGGCTGGGCGGCGAAAGAACTGACCGAAAAAGGCCTGAAAGTACTCATGCTCGAAAAGGGCAAGAACCTCGAACACGTTACGGGTTACGAAAATGCATTGAAAGCTCCGTGGGAGACCCAATATAATGGCCGCCTGACGGTCAAACAAAAGGAAACACACCCGTTCCTCTCGCGCGATTATCCGTACAACGAAATGACCGAAAAGTACTGGATGAACGATATGGACCAGCCTTATGAGGAAAAGAAACGTTTTGACTGGTTCCGCCCGAACATTGTCGGCGGGAAATCCATTATGTGGGGCCGGCAGTCGTACCGCTGGAGCGACCTGGATTTTGAAGCAAACCTGAAAGACGGCATTGCGGTCGACTGGCCGATCCGCTACAAAGACATTGCCCCGTGGTATTCCTATGTTGAAAAACACGTGGGTATCTCGGGCGAAAAGCTTGGCTTGCCGCAGTTGCCGGACAGCGACTTCATTGCGCCGATGGATATGTACCATGTTGAAAAGGAAGTACGCAAACGTCTCGAAAAAGAATTTCCGGGCCGGGTGATGACCATCGGACGTGTGGCCAACCTTTCGCAGCCCACGAAAATCCAGCTGGACGGTGGTCGCGGGCCCTGCCAATACCGCAACCGCTGCTCGTATGGCTGTCCTTACGGCGCGTATTTCAGCACCCAGTCATCGACCTTGCCGCCGGCGATGAAAACCGGGCGGCTGACGCTCCGCCCCGACTCGGTGGTGCGCGAGATTATTTACGACGGTAAAAAACAGGGCGGCCGCGCGACGGGCGTGCGCGTAGTAGACACGGTTACATTGCAGGAGCGCGAGTTTTTTGCCAATATCATCTTCGTGTGTGCGAGCGCAATCGCGTCCACCGCATTGCTGCTCAACTCCACCTCCGACCGCTTCCCGAACGGAATGGGTAACGACTCCGGCGAGCTGGGCCACAATTTGATGGACCACCACTTCCGCACCGGCGCAAGCGGTACCTGGGAAGGTGATCTCGATAAATATTACTTCGGTCGCCGCGCAAACGGTATTTATATCCCCCGCTACCGCAATATAGGATCCGACAAACGCGACTACCTGCGCGGCTTCGGCTACCAGGGTGGTGGCGGTCGTCAGGGATGGCAGCGTAACGTCGCCGAACTTGCGTTCGGTGCCGATTTCAAGGAAGAACTGACCACCCCTGGCAACTGGACCATGGGTTTCGGAGGTTTCGGCGAAACATTGCCCTACCACGAAAACCGCATGTACCTGAATAAGGATAAAAAAGACAAATTCGGAATTCCGGCGGTTGTATTCGACGCCGACCTCCGCGAAAACGAGAAGAAAATGCGCAAGGACATGATGAACGACGCGGCCGAAATGCTCGAAAAATCCGGCGTCAAAAACGTCCGCACTTACGACAATGGCTCTTACCTGGGTATGGCGATCCACGAAATGGGTACCGCCCGCATGGGTCGCGACCCTAAAACATCGGTGTTGAATGGAAACAACCAGATCCACGCCGTTAAAAACGTGTTTGTGACGGATGGCGCTTGTATGACGTCCGCATCGTGCGTGAACCCGTCGCTCACCTACATGGCGCTCACCGCGCGGGCCGTGGACTTTGCGGTCAAGGAATCGAAAAAGAAAAACATCTGA